The following are encoded together in the Cervus elaphus chromosome 30, mCerEla1.1, whole genome shotgun sequence genome:
- the LOC122687020 gene encoding olfactory receptor 12-like encodes MKNELNKNYSEVMEFILLGFRTSPDIQILLFSLFLLIYMVIVVGNISMLVVIKINSRLHTPMYFFLRNLSYLDLCYSSVIAPKTLATFLSKDKRISYNGCATQFFFFALFVGTEGFLLAVMAYDRFSAICSPFLYAVRMSQQACVCLVIASYICGCINSMIQTGFTFSLRFCGENRLDHFFCDVPALIKISCVDTLVNEIVLFILSAFIIITTTTVILVSYACILSTVLKIPSTHGRSKTFSTCSSHITVVSLFYGTVFFMYAQPGAISSPEKNKIIAVFYTLIIPMLNPLIYSLRNREVKNSVKRILLRKKPFH; translated from the coding sequence ATGAAGAATGAACTGAATAAGAATTACTCAGAAGTGATGGAGTTTATTCTGCTGGGATTCCGAACATCTCCAGATATACAGATTCTCTTATTTTCACTCTTCTTGCTTATCTATATGGTCATTGTGGTGGGAAATATCAGCATGTTAGTTGTCATTAAAATCAACTCCAGACTTCATACCCCTATGTATTTCTTTCTCAGAAATCTGTCTTATTTAGATCTGTGCTACTCCTCTGTCATTGCTCCCAAAACTCTGGCCACTTTCTTATCCAAAGACAAGAGAATTTCTTACAATGGCTGTGCAACccagttctttttctttgctctctTTGTTGGGACTGAAGGCTTTCTTCTAGCTGTGATGGCATACGATCGCTTCTCAGCCATTTGCTCGCCCTTCCTCTACGCTGTCCGTATGTCCCAGCAGGCTTGTGTTTGTTTGGTGATTGCCTCCTACATCTGTGGCTGCATCAACTCCATGATCCAAACAGGTTTCACTTTCAGTTTGCGtttctgtggagaaaacagattggaccactttttctgtgatgtCCCAGCCCTGATCAAGATATCCTGTGTGGACACCTTGGTGAATGAGATTGTACTGTTTATTCTGTCTGCCTTCATCATCATCACTACCACAACTGTCATTCTGGTTTCTTATGCATGTATCCTGTCCACTGTTCTAAAGATCCCCTCAACTCATGGCAGGAGTAAGACCTTCTCCACTTGTAGCTCTCATATCACTGTGGTGAGTTTGTTCTATGGAACTGTATTCTTCATGTATGCCCAGCCTGGAGCCATCTCTTCACCAGAGAAAAACAAGATTATAGCTGTATTCTACACTCTTATCATCCCTATGTTGAATCCTCTGATTTATAGTCTAAGGAATAGGGAGGTAAAAAATTCTGTGAAAAGGATATTGTTGAGAAAAAAACCTTTTCATTGA